Proteins found in one Geothermobacter hydrogeniphilus genomic segment:
- a CDS encoding S8 family serine peptidase, translated as MTRLFLLCGLATLFLCGNPVTAAELGSHLLSVLSRGTTGSIPVIITLKPEPGLEQVAPLAADIRTRKGERRRLARMHHLRQLKQRTAKHRQQLRDLLAVNQINKVKSLWLIDSVAAELPPNLIDEVAAQPEVLSVRYDRLIDPPASPAPAAATATSNLNLIKAPDLWNLGLTGQGVTIALMDTGVDVNHPDLQPSYRGGTNSWYNAIAATDCPTSGVNNCDLCDADTSQPCDSTGHGTAVAGVLVGGSNSGQTIGVTSGAQWIATKIFKSDDAQSILPQTQESAIHLAFQWLLDPDNNPATDDAPDVLNASWGFSAVDGCLLTFEADVQALRNAGIAVVFSAGNDGPAQGSDVSPANNANSYAVGSVGAIGDPTLISDFSSRGPSSCNSAIFPDIVAPGFSILTADISLAGSATYLTASGTSFSAPHITGVMALLRGQGGFPGASVKELEDALRLSAADLGPAGPDNDYGYGLVDAKAAYDLLLPPAPALLSPADQSSGLATDITLTWKQPLDALGAAVSNTVLLDTDPNFSSPRSFQVTAALTTTTPASYAMFGLSALLLPLGLRKKYRAALLLGVALILFTLLSACGGGGSSTPAPDPTLRSLDVTGLTAGTTYYWKVEAQTPRGGPVSDSGVWSFGVK; from the coding sequence GTGACCAGATTGTTTCTCCTCTGCGGCCTTGCCACCCTGTTTCTCTGCGGAAACCCGGTCACGGCCGCCGAACTGGGATCTCACCTGCTCTCCGTCCTGTCACGGGGAACGACCGGCAGCATCCCGGTCATTATCACCCTGAAACCGGAACCGGGACTGGAACAGGTCGCCCCCCTGGCCGCCGATATCCGCACCCGCAAGGGAGAACGCCGACGCCTGGCACGGATGCATCACCTCAGACAACTCAAACAGCGTACCGCCAAACACCGGCAACAGCTGCGCGACCTTCTGGCGGTCAACCAAATCAACAAGGTCAAGTCGCTCTGGCTGATCGACAGTGTCGCCGCCGAACTGCCGCCCAACCTGATTGACGAGGTGGCGGCGCAACCGGAGGTGCTGTCGGTGCGCTACGACCGACTGATCGATCCACCGGCATCACCGGCCCCGGCGGCGGCAACGGCCACCAGCAACCTGAACCTGATCAAGGCTCCGGATCTCTGGAATCTGGGGTTGACGGGACAAGGGGTGACCATTGCCCTGATGGACACCGGAGTGGATGTCAACCATCCCGACTTGCAGCCCAGCTACCGTGGCGGAACCAATAGTTGGTACAACGCCATTGCCGCAACAGATTGCCCCACCAGTGGGGTCAACAACTGTGACCTCTGCGATGCCGACACCAGCCAACCCTGCGACAGCACCGGCCACGGCACGGCCGTTGCGGGTGTTCTGGTCGGTGGCAGCAACAGCGGTCAGACCATCGGGGTCACCTCGGGGGCCCAATGGATCGCCACCAAGATTTTCAAATCAGACGACGCACAAAGTATCCTCCCCCAAACCCAGGAAAGCGCTATTCACCTTGCATTCCAGTGGCTCCTCGATCCTGACAACAACCCGGCAACAGACGACGCCCCTGATGTCCTCAACGCCTCCTGGGGGTTCAGTGCCGTTGACGGCTGCCTGCTGACCTTCGAGGCCGATGTTCAGGCCCTGCGCAATGCCGGAATTGCGGTTGTCTTCTCCGCCGGCAATGACGGCCCCGCCCAGGGATCGGATGTCAGTCCGGCCAACAATGCCAACAGCTACGCCGTCGGTTCAGTTGGAGCGATCGGAGACCCGACTCTGATCAGCGATTTCAGCAGCCGCGGCCCGTCAAGCTGCAACAGTGCTATCTTCCCCGATATTGTCGCCCCGGGGTTCAGTATCCTGACCGCCGATATCAGCCTGGCGGGGTCTGCAACCTATCTCACCGCCAGCGGCACCTCCTTCTCCGCCCCCCACATCACCGGCGTCATGGCCCTGCTGCGCGGCCAGGGCGGCTTCCCCGGCGCCAGCGTGAAGGAACTGGAAGACGCCCTGCGCCTCTCGGCCGCTGACCTCGGACCAGCCGGCCCCGACAACGATTACGGTTACGGACTGGTCGACGCCAAAGCCGCTTACGACCTGCTGCTGCCCCCGGCACCGGCCCTGCTCTCCCCGGCCGACCAGAGCAGCGGCCTGGCAACCGACATCACCCTGACCTGGAAGCAGCCTCTCGATGCTCTCGGCGCCGCCGTCAGCAACACCGTGCTGCTCGATACCGACCCGAATTTCAGCAGCCCGCGCAGCTTCCAGGTTACCGCCGCCCTGACAACGACCACCCCGGCAAGCTACGCCATGTTCGGCCTCAGCGCCCTGCTGCTGCCCCTCGGCCTGCGCAAAAAATATCGTGCCGCCCTGCTGCTCGGCGTCGCCCTGATCCTGTTCACCCTCCTCAGCGCCTGCGGCGGAGGCGGTTCATCAACTCCCGCACCCGACCCAACCCTGCGCAGCCTCGATGTCACCGGGCTGACGGCAGGGACGACCTATTACTGGAAGGTTGAAGCTCAGACACCGAGGGGAGGGCCGGTCAGTGACAGTGGTGTGTGGAGTTTCGGGGTGAAGTAG
- a CDS encoding polysaccharide deacetylase family protein, translating into MNILTCDIEDWFHLLDIPATANVENWDNFTSRIHGNVDRLLEIIQLHGHSATFFCLGWVAEKYPEVIRKIDASGFEIATHTHTHQLVYQQKPEQFCQDIRRSICTLEDITGKKVKSFRAPGFSIIPGMPWAFETLVELGIERDSSIFPLARGHGGFATFGSARPAIIECGGGTLKEFPISLGRLWGKQIVFSGGGYYRLLPYRTVQKLTTKSDYLMSYFHPRDFDPEQPVLDLPLFRRFKSYVGLQRAFTKFDRWLAENEFIDMLVADEAIDWDSVPRISVN; encoded by the coding sequence ATGAATATCCTTACCTGTGACATTGAAGACTGGTTCCATTTGCTGGATATCCCAGCAACAGCAAACGTTGAAAATTGGGATAACTTCACGTCACGTATTCATGGTAATGTTGATCGCCTGCTGGAGATCATTCAACTTCATGGGCACAGTGCGACCTTTTTCTGCTTGGGGTGGGTCGCAGAGAAATATCCTGAGGTCATTAGGAAAATCGATGCCTCTGGGTTTGAGATTGCCACACATACTCATACGCATCAGCTTGTTTATCAGCAGAAGCCCGAACAGTTTTGCCAGGACATCAGGCGATCTATCTGTACTCTGGAAGATATTACAGGTAAAAAAGTAAAAAGCTTTCGTGCTCCAGGATTTTCAATTATTCCGGGCATGCCATGGGCGTTTGAAACTTTGGTTGAGTTGGGGATCGAGCGTGACAGTTCTATTTTTCCGCTTGCACGTGGGCATGGTGGTTTTGCTACTTTCGGCTCGGCTCGGCCAGCTATTATCGAGTGTGGTGGTGGAACTTTGAAAGAGTTTCCCATTAGTTTGGGTCGGTTATGGGGTAAACAGATAGTTTTTTCTGGCGGAGGTTATTACAGACTTCTTCCTTACCGTACGGTGCAGAAGTTGACGACGAAATCAGACTATCTGATGTCTTATTTTCACCCACGTGATTTTGACCCAGAGCAGCCTGTGCTGGATTTACCATTGTTCAGGCGATTTAAATCATATGTAGGTTTGCAAAGGGCATTTACTAAATTTGATCGTTGGTTAGCCGAAAATGAATTTATTGATATGCTGGTGGCTGATGAAGCAATTGACTGGGATTCTGTTCCGAGAATATCGGTGAATTGA
- a CDS encoding methionyl-tRNA formyltransferase: MRILIITQDEPFFLAENIDYLLRHLPDQSNVVGCCLFDASPFGRRESFVRKVVKTLYIFGPGFFLHYSVRFLANRFFAKKKLRNVLLLHGVSIIKLTHSINHPESIEILKSYDPDLLISIAGNQLFKKSVIELAPKGCLNLHTALLPKYRGLMPTFWVLKNDEKETGVSVFFVDEGIDSGPILVQDRIQVDNRSQQDLIRHTKKIGMDAIIKAVKLIDGDDYSLIENNDDEMTYYSFPNRKDVRAFLKSGKRFY, translated from the coding sequence ATGAGGATACTAATCATAACTCAGGATGAGCCATTTTTTCTTGCAGAAAATATAGATTACCTGCTTCGCCATTTGCCAGATCAGTCTAATGTTGTTGGATGTTGTTTGTTCGATGCTTCTCCGTTTGGTAGACGAGAGTCGTTTGTTAGGAAGGTTGTGAAAACATTATATATATTCGGCCCAGGGTTTTTTCTTCATTATTCAGTGCGATTTTTGGCAAATCGTTTTTTTGCGAAAAAAAAATTAAGGAATGTTTTATTGCTTCATGGAGTGTCAATCATTAAGCTTACGCATTCAATTAATCATCCAGAGTCGATTGAAATCCTAAAATCATATGACCCTGACCTGCTGATATCTATCGCAGGTAATCAGCTGTTTAAGAAGTCTGTCATTGAGCTAGCCCCTAAGGGCTGCTTGAACCTGCACACAGCATTACTACCAAAATATCGAGGTTTGATGCCGACATTTTGGGTTCTTAAAAACGATGAGAAAGAAACAGGGGTATCGGTATTCTTTGTTGATGAAGGTATAGATAGTGGTCCAATACTAGTTCAAGATCGTATTCAAGTCGATAATCGATCACAGCAAGACTTAATTCGCCACACCAAAAAAATCGGGATGGATGCGATCATAAAAGCGGTTAAATTGATTGATGGCGATGATTATTCTTTGATTGAAAATAATGATGATGAAATGACATATTATTCGTTTCCTAATCGGAAAGACGTGCGAGCTTTTTTGAAATCTGGAAAGCGCTTTTATTAA
- a CDS encoding DUF1972 domain-containing protein, whose amino-acid sequence MDRTGDPLRIAILGSRGIPNEYGGFEQFAEHLSVGLSKIGYDVSVYNPSFHQFKESTFKGVTIIPKWCPEKKIGSAAHIIYDYLCLKDAIRRGVDVVLELGYQSSAISLLMSPVSKTRIITNMDGMEWKRQKWGPIVQRFTRWAEKIGTYKSHALVSDNLGIQEYLKQTYGKESTMIPYGAEVFDSPDKSFLEQYELSENGYYILIARMEPENNIEMILDGYVMAMVEEPFVVVGNYSNEFGKKIYQKYNKSNVRFYGGIYDICSLNNLRYYARAYFHGHSVGGTNPSLLEAMASQSLIVAHDNVFNRSVLFDNAIYFQSARQVAEILTDQKELFVRSRLCVDGNLRNIREVYRWDLIVRQYSELIERVFYEDTNHNSG is encoded by the coding sequence ATGGATAGAACGGGTGATCCGTTAAGAATTGCGATACTGGGTAGTCGCGGTATTCCTAATGAATATGGAGGATTTGAGCAGTTTGCAGAGCATCTATCTGTTGGGCTGTCTAAAATTGGATACGATGTTTCTGTATATAATCCAAGTTTTCATCAATTTAAAGAGAGTACATTCAAAGGGGTGACTATTATACCAAAGTGGTGCCCTGAAAAAAAAATAGGTTCAGCAGCACATATAATTTACGATTATCTTTGTTTGAAGGATGCGATTCGTCGAGGAGTAGATGTTGTTTTGGAACTCGGTTATCAGAGCTCTGCTATCTCCCTGCTGATGAGTCCAGTTAGCAAAACTCGAATTATCACTAACATGGACGGCATGGAATGGAAGCGACAAAAATGGGGACCGATAGTGCAACGTTTCACACGATGGGCGGAAAAGATTGGTACCTATAAGTCGCATGCTTTAGTGTCAGACAATCTAGGCATTCAAGAATATCTGAAACAGACATATGGCAAGGAATCGACGATGATTCCTTATGGAGCGGAGGTTTTTGATTCCCCTGATAAATCTTTTTTGGAACAATATGAATTGTCAGAAAATGGATACTATATATTGATTGCACGTATGGAGCCTGAAAATAATATTGAGATGATACTTGATGGATATGTGATGGCTATGGTTGAAGAGCCTTTTGTGGTGGTTGGAAACTACTCAAATGAGTTTGGGAAAAAAATATATCAAAAATACAATAAGTCTAATGTTAGGTTTTATGGTGGAATCTATGACATTTGTTCATTGAATAATCTTCGGTACTATGCTCGAGCCTATTTCCATGGGCACTCTGTTGGTGGGACTAACCCCTCGTTATTAGAGGCTATGGCATCTCAATCATTGATTGTTGCCCATGACAATGTATTTAATCGATCAGTTCTGTTTGATAATGCGATTTATTTTCAATCTGCACGTCAAGTTGCTGAAATATTGACTGACCAGAAAGAGTTGTTTGTTAGGAGTAGGTTATGTGTTGACGGTAATTTGCGCAATATCCGTGAGGTATATCGTTGGGATTTAATAGTTCGCCAATATTCCGAACTGATTGAAAGGGTGTTCTATGAGGATACTAATCATAACTCAGGATGA
- a CDS encoding glycoside hydrolase family 5 protein, with translation MRKSTRCFFAWMSGLGLILTLLVGSVLAAEMPDGWPWRGVTSDIDAIRKHPEIIDFFGNEDIRFVRLHINVFNLMSDHHLSAEKALDFALMASKEVARNLADKNIKSIVSIADFPVDKHQCIYKSKENYWDKNGKCVQQIYKFVNKTVDMMSASEIVGYEFLSEPVVKKKVSRFPQRYSQPDNWVEIFKEILNIVRKKDKERYVIFSLGPWAFPDNYSSFKPFADERIIYDIHMYQPLLYAFQGIKGHKDGIYYPGVIPTREIFPTYDRFPNDYWDKKTLEEILRPARIFEEKYHVPVLVGEFGAVLWAPNSNRYLGDLLSVFQANNWGWIYFDIGSRWHGFDARFVPYKKNGKYRFRYAGHSTKRMKILREYFKKQ, from the coding sequence ATGCGCAAATCAACTAGATGCTTTTTTGCATGGATGTCGGGCTTGGGCCTGATACTAACCCTGCTGGTCGGGTCTGTACTGGCGGCCGAGATGCCGGATGGCTGGCCGTGGCGAGGTGTGACCAGTGACATTGATGCCATAAGGAAACATCCTGAAATAATAGATTTTTTTGGGAACGAAGACATCAGGTTTGTTCGGCTCCATATAAATGTGTTTAACCTGATGTCTGACCATCATTTAAGTGCGGAAAAGGCACTAGACTTCGCGCTGATGGCCTCCAAGGAAGTGGCAAGGAACTTGGCAGATAAGAACATAAAATCGATTGTTAGCATTGCTGACTTTCCTGTTGATAAACATCAGTGCATATACAAGTCTAAGGAAAACTATTGGGACAAAAACGGAAAATGTGTTCAGCAGATTTATAAATTTGTAAATAAAACCGTTGATATGATGTCAGCGAGCGAGATAGTCGGATATGAGTTTCTTTCTGAGCCTGTAGTTAAAAAGAAAGTATCCCGGTTTCCTCAAAGATATTCTCAGCCAGATAACTGGGTAGAGATATTTAAGGAAATATTGAATATTGTTAGAAAAAAGGACAAGGAACGGTACGTGATATTTTCTCTTGGCCCATGGGCCTTTCCCGATAATTATAGTTCATTTAAGCCATTTGCTGATGAGAGGATCATTTACGATATTCATATGTATCAGCCATTATTGTATGCCTTTCAGGGGATTAAGGGGCATAAGGATGGAATTTATTACCCGGGTGTGATCCCGACAAGGGAGATTTTTCCTACTTATGACAGATTCCCTAATGACTATTGGGACAAGAAGACATTGGAAGAGATACTACGCCCAGCCAGAATCTTCGAAGAAAAATATCATGTTCCGGTTTTAGTCGGTGAGTTTGGAGCGGTACTGTGGGCGCCCAACAGCAATCGCTATTTGGGTGACTTGTTGAGTGTTTTTCAGGCCAATAATTGGGGGTGGATATATTTTGATATTGGTTCTCGGTGGCATGGATTTGATGCGCGATTCGTACCTTACAAGAAAAATGGCAAGTATCGGTTCAGATACGCAGGCCACTCTACCAAAAGAATGAAAATTTTACGTGAATATTTCAAAAAGCAGTAA
- a CDS encoding glycosyltransferase family 4 protein, translated as MDYYDFGLCGGLAAAGVDVVLHSCEETVVPAGTAFSVRHSYAGIYGDAPAWRRGLRYLRGTIEALWCSVREERRICHFHLFHVGLLEAFNFALAKLFGRRVVITAHDVESFVGSLEVPALSRWVYRRADRVVAHNHISRRELIERIGLDAARIAVIPHGNYLHVLRPLPAVEEAREALGIAAGAKVILFFGQIKEVKGLDLLLEAMPKVLEKHPDAVLLIAGKPWKSDFSVYEALMERHSICEQCITHIRYIPDAELPRYYAAADLVALPYRRIYQSGVVLMAMSYGKAVLVSDLPGMTEIVKDGETGLVFRQGDVASLVAKLDEALTNPTARQQMAVRGYHKVCSDYDWCVIGESSRELYAQIN; from the coding sequence ATGGACTATTACGACTTTGGCCTTTGTGGTGGGTTGGCCGCTGCCGGTGTGGATGTCGTACTCCATAGTTGTGAAGAAACAGTGGTACCGGCTGGTACCGCCTTCAGTGTGCGCCACAGCTATGCCGGCATCTACGGCGATGCTCCGGCCTGGCGGCGTGGTCTGCGTTATCTGCGCGGGACAATAGAAGCTTTGTGGTGCTCAGTGCGCGAAGAACGGCGGATTTGTCATTTTCACCTCTTTCATGTCGGACTCTTGGAAGCGTTCAATTTTGCATTGGCCAAGTTGTTTGGCCGACGTGTGGTGATTACGGCGCACGATGTGGAGTCATTCGTTGGTAGTCTGGAGGTGCCTGCGCTCAGCCGCTGGGTCTACCGCCGGGCAGACCGGGTGGTAGCGCACAATCACATCAGTCGCCGGGAGCTGATCGAGCGCATCGGCCTCGATGCGGCCCGCATCGCCGTGATCCCGCACGGAAACTACCTGCATGTGCTGCGGCCACTACCGGCCGTGGAGGAGGCGCGCGAGGCACTGGGGATTGCGGCCGGGGCGAAGGTGATCCTCTTCTTTGGCCAGATCAAGGAGGTGAAGGGGCTGGACCTGCTGCTGGAGGCGATGCCGAAGGTGTTGGAAAAACACCCCGATGCCGTGCTGCTGATCGCCGGCAAGCCTTGGAAAAGCGATTTCTCCGTCTACGAGGCGCTGATGGAGCGCCATAGCATCTGTGAGCAGTGCATCACCCATATCCGCTATATCCCGGATGCGGAACTGCCACGCTACTATGCGGCCGCCGATCTGGTGGCTCTGCCCTATCGTCGTATCTACCAGAGCGGGGTGGTGTTGATGGCGATGAGTTACGGCAAGGCGGTGCTGGTCTCTGATCTCCCGGGGATGACCGAGATCGTCAAGGATGGCGAGACCGGCCTGGTCTTCCGCCAGGGCGATGTGGCTTCGCTGGTCGCGAAGCTGGACGAAGCGCTGACCAATCCGACGGCCCGACAGCAGATGGCCGTGCGCGGCTATCACAAGGTGTGCAGCGATTACGACTGGTGTGTAATCGGCGAAAGTAGCAGGGAGCTATATGCGCAAATCAACTAG
- a CDS encoding sulfotransferase family protein has translation MVAQIDSRYIKIRPTKLVSRLVSYALFEGRPVTTRGQWINPLLFALFSVEKRLPQLKKVKRPLFILGTGRSGTTILGVVLSMHREVGFLNEPKAMWHAIYPHEDVIGSYSCGPARYRLDSADVDAVVQRNANRLFGAYLASVFSNRLVDKYPELIFRVPFVRKIFPDAQFIFLVRNGWDTCSSIDRWSDRCGEQKNGEVHDWWGVNQRKWKLMLKELIEPDSYFADIREVAASFERHTDMAVLEWVVTMREGMRRLRENGDCILMVRYEDLVGSPRRTMLGIAEFAGFDEDEVWLRYGESVLHPASRHAAFEMHPALRPLFDETMQALGY, from the coding sequence ATGGTCGCACAGATAGATTCACGATATATTAAGATCCGGCCCACGAAGCTGGTTTCGCGGCTTGTTAGTTACGCTCTCTTCGAGGGGCGGCCGGTGACCACGCGCGGTCAGTGGATTAATCCGCTGCTCTTTGCTCTTTTCTCTGTGGAAAAAAGGCTGCCGCAGCTTAAAAAGGTGAAACGGCCCCTCTTCATCCTTGGTACCGGCCGCAGCGGCACCACGATTCTCGGCGTGGTGCTTTCCATGCACCGGGAAGTGGGTTTTCTCAACGAACCGAAGGCAATGTGGCACGCCATCTATCCACATGAGGATGTGATCGGCAGTTATAGCTGTGGTCCGGCCCGCTATCGCCTGGATTCTGCCGATGTCGATGCGGTGGTGCAGCGCAATGCTAATCGGCTGTTCGGTGCCTATCTTGCCTCAGTTTTCTCAAATAGGCTGGTGGATAAATACCCGGAGCTGATCTTCCGCGTGCCTTTTGTGCGCAAAATTTTCCCCGATGCACAGTTTATTTTTCTGGTGCGCAACGGCTGGGATACATGTTCCTCGATCGACAGATGGTCCGATCGCTGCGGAGAACAGAAAAATGGAGAGGTGCACGATTGGTGGGGGGTAAACCAACGCAAGTGGAAGTTGATGCTCAAGGAGCTGATCGAACCAGATTCCTATTTTGCCGATATCAGGGAGGTTGCGGCCAGTTTCGAGCGCCACACCGATATGGCGGTACTGGAGTGGGTGGTGACCATGCGTGAGGGGATGCGTCGACTGCGGGAGAACGGTGACTGTATCCTCATGGTGCGCTATGAGGATCTGGTGGGTTCGCCACGTCGGACAATGCTTGGGATCGCTGAATTCGCCGGTTTTGACGAAGATGAGGTTTGGCTGCGTTATGGCGAGTCGGTTTTGCATCCTGCTTCACGGCATGCGGCATTCGAGATGCACCCCGCCCTGCGACCGCTTTTTGATGAGACAATGCAGGCGCTGGGGTACTGA
- a CDS encoding glycosyltransferase family 2 protein: MRSCVIEVNYKNSGETRKSLVSLAISTVPVKTVVVDNTPNDPDLEVALAPFQDVHLIRAPKNLGFGRGNNLGIDWALRQTDCEFVLILNNDATIKPDAIERMEAAMDAHPEAAIVAARIVLAEDESKLWYGGGEVDWRCGGGRVPGVPGPADALLAMQARYVSFASGCAMIIRRNVLQELGGFDKRFFMYEEDLELSLRVQEAGWKIWYEPTALISHVGQGSQKKKNKFISRYDSRNPSLVFLVYHGFKNCLLNMGMHAHSWKKIQFMTFFPAFLCMKCAQWAMRGRFDAIRSALTAIRDYRRERRWSHR, from the coding sequence ATGAGAAGCTGTGTAATTGAAGTAAATTACAAGAATTCAGGTGAAACGAGGAAATCCCTGGTCTCGTTAGCGATATCCACTGTGCCAGTAAAAACTGTAGTTGTTGATAACACCCCGAATGATCCGGATCTGGAGGTGGCCCTGGCGCCGTTTCAAGATGTGCACCTGATTCGGGCACCGAAGAACCTTGGCTTTGGCCGGGGCAACAATCTGGGTATCGACTGGGCCCTGCGGCAAACGGACTGCGAGTTTGTCCTGATCCTGAATAACGATGCCACCATCAAGCCGGACGCGATCGAGCGCATGGAAGCGGCGATGGATGCGCATCCGGAAGCGGCGATTGTGGCAGCTAGGATTGTATTGGCCGAGGATGAATCGAAGCTTTGGTACGGGGGCGGCGAAGTCGATTGGCGTTGTGGGGGCGGCAGGGTGCCGGGAGTGCCTGGGCCGGCTGATGCTCTCCTGGCGATGCAGGCGCGTTATGTCTCGTTTGCCAGCGGTTGCGCAATGATTATTCGTCGAAATGTGTTGCAGGAGTTAGGAGGGTTCGATAAACGTTTTTTTATGTATGAGGAGGATTTGGAACTGTCTCTGCGGGTTCAGGAAGCGGGATGGAAGATCTGGTATGAGCCAACTGCGCTTATTTCCCATGTCGGTCAAGGCAGCCAGAAAAAAAAGAATAAATTTATCTCACGATATGATTCAAGAAATCCTAGTTTGGTGTTTTTGGTTTATCATGGATTCAAGAACTGCTTATTGAACATGGGAATGCATGCTCATTCCTGGAAAAAGATTCAATTCATGACATTTTTCCCTGCTTTTTTATGTATGAAATGCGCTCAATGGGCAATGCGTGGAAGATTCGATGCGATACGTAGTGCCTTGACGGCCATAAGAGATTACAGAAGGGAGCGTAGATGGTCGCACAGATAG